A single genomic interval of Pan paniscus chromosome 18, NHGRI_mPanPan1-v2.0_pri, whole genome shotgun sequence harbors:
- the ATXN2L gene encoding ataxin-2-like protein isoform X6, which produces MLKPQPPQQPSQPQQPPPTQQAVARRPPGGTSPPNGGLPGPLATSAAPPGPPAAASPCLGPVAAAGSGLRRGAEGILAPQPPPPQQHQERPGAAAIGSARGQSTGKGPPQSPVFEGVYNNSRMLHFLTAVVGSTCDVKVKNGTTYEGIFKTLSSKFELAVDAVHRKASEPAGGPRREDIVDTMVFKPSDVMLVHFRNVDFNYATKDKFTDSAIAMSSKVNGEHKEKVLQRWEGGDSNSDDYDLESDMSNGWDPNEMFKFNEENYGVKTTYDSSLSSYTVPLEKDNSEEFRQRELRAAQLAREIESSPQYRLRIAMENDDGRTEEEKHSAVQRQGSGRESPSLASREGKYIPLPQRVREGPRGGVRCSSSRGGRPGLSSLPPRGPHHLDNSSPGPGSEARGINGGPSRMSPKAQRPLRGAKTLSSPSNRPSGETSVPPPPAVGRMYPPRSPKSAAPAPISASCPEPPIGSAVPTSSASIPVTSSVSDPGVGSISPASPKISLAPTDVPGLQNEQKRFQLEELRKFGAQFKLQPSSSPENSLDPFPPRILKEEPKGKEKEVDGLLTSEPMGSPVSSKTESVSDKEDKPPLAPSGGTEGPEQPPPPCPSQTGSPPVGLIKGEDKDEGPVAEQVKKSTLNPNAKEFNPTKPLLSVNKSTSTPTSPGPRTHSTPSIPVLTAGQSGLYSPQYISYIPQIHMGPAVQAPQMYPYPVSNSVPGQQGKYRGAKGSLPPQRSDQHQPASAPPMMQAAAAAGPPLVAATPYSSYIPYNPQQFPGQPAMMQPMAHYPSQPVFAPMLQSNPRMLTSGSHPQAIVSSSTPQYPSAEQPTPQALYATVHQSYPHHATQLHAHQPQPATTPTGSQPQSQHAAPSPVQHQAGQAPHLGSGQPQQNLYHPGALTGTPPSLPPGPSAQSPQSSFPQPAAVYAIHHQQLPHGFTNMAHVTQAHVQTGITAAPPPHPGAPHPPQVMLLHPPQSHGGPPQGAVPQSGVPALSASTPSPYPYIGHPQGEQPGQAPGFPGGADDRILCRVGRSHSRRRQGLAPGSVLCFPPSSLSCDPAAPLPTASPALSDPDCLLT; this is translated from the exons ATGTTGAAGCCTCAGCCGCCACAACAGCCCTCCCAGCCCCAGCAGCCGCCCCCCACGCAACAGGCCGTGGCCCGTCGGCCCCCCGGGGGCACCAGCCCTCCCAACGGCGGCCTCCCGGGGCCGCTGGCCACCTCTGCGGCTCCTCCCGGGCCTCCAGCGGCCGCCTCCCCCTGCCTGGGGCCTGTGGCCGCTGCCGGGAGCGGGCTCCGCCGGGGAGCCGAAGGCATCTTggcgccgcagccgccgccgccgcagcagCACCAGGAGAGGCCGGGGGCAGCCGCCATCGGCAGCGCCAG ggGACAGAGCACAGGAAAGGGACCCCCACAGTCACCT GTGTTTGAAGGCGTCTACAACAATTCCAGAATGCTGCATTTCCTTACAGCTGTTGTG GGCTCCACTTGTGATGTAAAGGTGAAAAATGGTACCACTTATGAGGGTATCTTCAAGACGCTAAGCTCAAAG TTTGAACTAGCCGTGGATGCTGTGCACCGGAAAGCATCTGAGCCAGCAGGTGGCCCTCGTCGGGAGGACATTGTGGACACCATGGTGTTTAAGCCAAGTGATGTCATGCTTGTTCACTTCCGAAATGTTGACTTCAACTACGCTACTAAAG ACAAGTTCACCGATTCAGCCATTGCCATGAGCTCGAAAGTGAATGGGGAACACAAAGAGAAGGTGCTTCAGCGCTGGGAGGGGGGTGACAGCAACAGCGACGACTATGACCTCGAGTCTGACATG tccAATGGATGGGACCCCAATGAAATGTTCAAGTTCAATGAGGAGAACTACGGTGTGAAGACTACCTATGATAGCAGTCTTTCTTCTTATAC GGTGCCCTTAGAAAAGGACAACTCAGAAGAGTTTCGTCAGCGAGAGCTGCGTGCGGCCCAGTTGGCTCGAGAGATTGAATCAAGCCCCCAGTACCGCCTACGGATCGCCATGGAGAACGACGATGGGCGCACTGAAGAGGAGAAGCACAGTGCAGTCCAGCGGCAGGGCTCAGGGCGGGAGAGCCCCAGCTTGGCATCCAG GGAGGGGAAGTATATCCCTCTGCCTCAACGAGTCCGGGAAGGTCCCCGGGGAGGAGTTCGATGCAGCAGCTCTCGGGGCGGTCGGCCTGGCCTTAGCTCTTTGCCACCTCGTGGCCCTCACCATCTGGACAACAGCAGCCCTGGCCCAGGTTCTGAGGCCCGTGGTATCAATGGAG gcCCTTCCCGCATGTCCCCAAAGGCACAGCGGCCTCTGAGAGGTGCCAAGACTCTGTCTTCGCCCAGTAATAGGCCTTCTGGAGAAACttctgttcctcctcctcctgcag TGGGCCGGATGTATCCCCCGCGTTCTCCCAAGTCTGCTGCCCCTGCCCCAATCTCAGCTTCCTGTCCAGAGCCTCCCATCGGCTCGGCAGTGCCAACCTCTTCAGCCTCCATCCCTGTGACCTCATCAGTCTCAGATCCTGGAGTGGGCTCCATTTCTCCAGCTTCTCCAAAGATCTCCCTGGCCCCCACAGATG TCCCTGGTCTTCAGAATGAACAGAAACGATTCCAACTGGAAGAACTGAGAAAGTTTGGGGCCCAGTTTAAG CTTCAGCCCAGTAGCTCCCCTGAGAACAGCCTGGATCCTTTTCCTCCCCGGATCTTAAAGGAGGAGcccaaaggaaaggagaaggaggttgATGGTCTGTTGACTTCAGAGCCCATGGGGTCTCCCGTCTCCTCCAAGACAGAGTCCGTATCGGATAAGGAGGACAAACCACCTCTGGCACCATCAGGAGGCACTGAGGGGCCAGAGCAGCCCCCACCACCTTGTCCAAGCCAAACTGGCAGCCCCCCGGTGGGCCTCATCAAGGGAGAAGACAAAGATGAGGGCCCTGTTGCTGA ACAAGTAAAGAAATCAACGTTGAACCCTAATGCTAAGGAGTTCAATCCTACAAAGCCTCTGCTgtctgtg AATAAATCCACCAGTACCCCAACTTCTCCGGGGCCCCGGACTCATTCAACTCCctccatcccggtgctgacagcaGGCCAGAGTGGGCTATACAGCCCCCAGTACATCTCCTACATACCTCAGATCCACATGGGACCAGCTGTGCAG GCACCTCAGATGTATCCATATCCTGTATCCAATTCAGTGCCTGGGCAGCAGGGCAAGTACCGGGGAGCAAAAG gCTCCCTTCCTCCGCAGCGCTCGGACCAACACCAGCCAGCCTCAGCCCCGCCGATGATGCAGGCCGCCGCGGCTGCTGGCCCGCCTCTGGTGGCTGCCACGCCCTATTCTTCCTACATCCCCTACAACCCTCAGCAGTTCCCAGGCCAGCCGGCCATGATGCAGCCCATGGCCCACTACCCCTCACAG CCGGTGTTTGCCCCCATGCTTCAGAGCAACCCACGCATGCTGACGTCGGGCAGCCATCCCCAGGCCATCGTGTCATCCTCTACCCCTCAGTACCCTTCTGCAGAGCAGCCTACCCCCCAAGCCCTTTATG CCACTGTTCACCAGTCCTACCCACACCATGCCACACAGCTCCATGCCCACCAGCCGCAGCCAGCTACCACGCCTACTGGAAGCCAGCCGCAGTCCCAGCATGCGGCCCCCAGTCCTGTCCAG CATCAGGCGGGGCAGGCCCCACACTTGGGCAGTGGACAGCCACAGCAGAATCTGTACCACCCAGGGGCCCTGACAGGCACGCCGCCCTCTCTGCCACCGGGACCTTCTGCCCAGTCCCCTCAGAGCAGCTTCCCCCAGCCAGCCGCTGTGTATGCCATCCACCACCAGCAGCTGCCCCACGGCTTCACCAACATGGCCCATGTTACCCAG GCCCATGTCCAAACTGGAATCACAGCAGCCCCGCCCCCTCACCCTGGGGCTCCCCACCCgccccaggtgatgctgctgcaCCCACCCCAGAGTCATGGGGGGCCCCCCCAAGGCGCGGTGCCCCAGAGTGGGGTGCCTGCACTCTCAGCTTCCACACCCTCACCCTACCCCTACATCGGACACCCCCAAGGTGAGCAGCCTGGCCAGGCGCCTGGATTTCCAGGAGGAGCCGATGACAGGATTC TATGTAGGGTGGGCAGAAGCCACAGTCGCCGCCGCCAGGGGCTTGCTCCTGGCTCTGTCCTTTGCTTCCCTCCGTCCTCGCTCAGTTGTGATCCAGCAGCCCCCCTCCCCACTGCCTCCCCAGCTCTCAGTGACCCCGACTGTCTCCTGACTTAG
- the ATXN2L gene encoding ataxin-2-like protein isoform X16, with amino-acid sequence MLKPQPPQQPSQPQQPPPTQQAVARRPPGGTSPPNGGLPGPLATSAAPPGPPAAASPCLGPVAAAGSGLRRGAEGILAPQPPPPQQHQERPGAAAIGSARGQSTGKGPPQSPVFEGVYNNSRMLHFLTAVVGSTCDVKVKNGTTYEGIFKTLSSKFELAVDAVHRKASEPAGGPRREDIVDTMVFKPSDVMLVHFRNVDFNYATKDKFTDSAIAMSSKVNGEHKEKVLQRWEGGDSNSDDYDLESDMSNGWDPNEMFKFNEENYGVKTTYDSSLSSYTVPLEKDNSEEFRQRELRAAQLAREIESSPQYRLRIAMENDDGRTEEEKHSAVQRQGSGRESPSLASREGKYIPLPQRVREGPRGGVRCSSSRGGRPGLSSLPPRGPHHLDNSSPGPGSEARGINGGPSRMSPKAQRPLRGAKTLSSPSNRPSGETSVPPPPAAPPFLPVGRMYPPRSPKSAAPAPISASCPEPPIGSAVPTSSASIPVTSSVSDPGVGSISPASPKISLAPTDVKELSTKEPGRTLEPQELARIAGKVPGLQNEQKRFQLEELRKFGAQFKLQPSSSPENSLDPFPPRILKEEPKGKEKEVDGLLTSEPMGSPVSSKTESVSDKEDKPPLAPSGGTEGPEQPPPPCPSQTGSPPVGLIKGEDKDEGPVAEQVKKSTLNPNAKEFNPTKPLLSVNKSTSTPTSPGPRTHSTPSIPVLTAGQSGLYSPQYISYIPQIHMGPAVQAPQMYPYPVSNSVPGQQGKYRGAKGSLPPQRSDQHQPASAPPMMQAAAAAGPPLVAATPYSSYIPYNPQQFPGQPAMMQPMAHYPSQPVFAPMLQSNPRMLTSGSHPQAIVSSSTPQYPSAEQPTPQALYATVHQSYPHHATQLHAHQPQPATTPTGSQPQSQHAAPSPVQHQAGQAPHLGSGQPQQNLYHPGALTGTPPSLPPGPSAQSPQSSFPQPAAVYAIHHQQLPHGFTNMAHVTQAHVQTGITAAPPPHPGAPHPPQVMLLHPPQSHGGPPQGAVPQSGVPALSASTPSPYPYIGHPQALSDPDCLLT; translated from the exons ATGTTGAAGCCTCAGCCGCCACAACAGCCCTCCCAGCCCCAGCAGCCGCCCCCCACGCAACAGGCCGTGGCCCGTCGGCCCCCCGGGGGCACCAGCCCTCCCAACGGCGGCCTCCCGGGGCCGCTGGCCACCTCTGCGGCTCCTCCCGGGCCTCCAGCGGCCGCCTCCCCCTGCCTGGGGCCTGTGGCCGCTGCCGGGAGCGGGCTCCGCCGGGGAGCCGAAGGCATCTTggcgccgcagccgccgccgccgcagcagCACCAGGAGAGGCCGGGGGCAGCCGCCATCGGCAGCGCCAG ggGACAGAGCACAGGAAAGGGACCCCCACAGTCACCT GTGTTTGAAGGCGTCTACAACAATTCCAGAATGCTGCATTTCCTTACAGCTGTTGTG GGCTCCACTTGTGATGTAAAGGTGAAAAATGGTACCACTTATGAGGGTATCTTCAAGACGCTAAGCTCAAAG TTTGAACTAGCCGTGGATGCTGTGCACCGGAAAGCATCTGAGCCAGCAGGTGGCCCTCGTCGGGAGGACATTGTGGACACCATGGTGTTTAAGCCAAGTGATGTCATGCTTGTTCACTTCCGAAATGTTGACTTCAACTACGCTACTAAAG ACAAGTTCACCGATTCAGCCATTGCCATGAGCTCGAAAGTGAATGGGGAACACAAAGAGAAGGTGCTTCAGCGCTGGGAGGGGGGTGACAGCAACAGCGACGACTATGACCTCGAGTCTGACATG tccAATGGATGGGACCCCAATGAAATGTTCAAGTTCAATGAGGAGAACTACGGTGTGAAGACTACCTATGATAGCAGTCTTTCTTCTTATAC GGTGCCCTTAGAAAAGGACAACTCAGAAGAGTTTCGTCAGCGAGAGCTGCGTGCGGCCCAGTTGGCTCGAGAGATTGAATCAAGCCCCCAGTACCGCCTACGGATCGCCATGGAGAACGACGATGGGCGCACTGAAGAGGAGAAGCACAGTGCAGTCCAGCGGCAGGGCTCAGGGCGGGAGAGCCCCAGCTTGGCATCCAG GGAGGGGAAGTATATCCCTCTGCCTCAACGAGTCCGGGAAGGTCCCCGGGGAGGAGTTCGATGCAGCAGCTCTCGGGGCGGTCGGCCTGGCCTTAGCTCTTTGCCACCTCGTGGCCCTCACCATCTGGACAACAGCAGCCCTGGCCCAGGTTCTGAGGCCCGTGGTATCAATGGAG gcCCTTCCCGCATGTCCCCAAAGGCACAGCGGCCTCTGAGAGGTGCCAAGACTCTGTCTTCGCCCAGTAATAGGCCTTCTGGAGAAACttctgttcctcctcctcctgcag CTCCCCCTTTTCTTCCAGTGGGCCGGATGTATCCCCCGCGTTCTCCCAAGTCTGCTGCCCCTGCCCCAATCTCAGCTTCCTGTCCAGAGCCTCCCATCGGCTCGGCAGTGCCAACCTCTTCAGCCTCCATCCCTGTGACCTCATCAGTCTCAGATCCTGGAGTGGGCTCCATTTCTCCAGCTTCTCCAAAGATCTCCCTGGCCCCCACAGATG TAAAAGAACTCTCTACCAAGGAACCTGGGAGAACTCTGGAGCCCCAGGAGCTGGCTCGGATAGCTGGGAAAG TCCCTGGTCTTCAGAATGAACAGAAACGATTCCAACTGGAAGAACTGAGAAAGTTTGGGGCCCAGTTTAAG CTTCAGCCCAGTAGCTCCCCTGAGAACAGCCTGGATCCTTTTCCTCCCCGGATCTTAAAGGAGGAGcccaaaggaaaggagaaggaggttgATGGTCTGTTGACTTCAGAGCCCATGGGGTCTCCCGTCTCCTCCAAGACAGAGTCCGTATCGGATAAGGAGGACAAACCACCTCTGGCACCATCAGGAGGCACTGAGGGGCCAGAGCAGCCCCCACCACCTTGTCCAAGCCAAACTGGCAGCCCCCCGGTGGGCCTCATCAAGGGAGAAGACAAAGATGAGGGCCCTGTTGCTGA ACAAGTAAAGAAATCAACGTTGAACCCTAATGCTAAGGAGTTCAATCCTACAAAGCCTCTGCTgtctgtg AATAAATCCACCAGTACCCCAACTTCTCCGGGGCCCCGGACTCATTCAACTCCctccatcccggtgctgacagcaGGCCAGAGTGGGCTATACAGCCCCCAGTACATCTCCTACATACCTCAGATCCACATGGGACCAGCTGTGCAG GCACCTCAGATGTATCCATATCCTGTATCCAATTCAGTGCCTGGGCAGCAGGGCAAGTACCGGGGAGCAAAAG gCTCCCTTCCTCCGCAGCGCTCGGACCAACACCAGCCAGCCTCAGCCCCGCCGATGATGCAGGCCGCCGCGGCTGCTGGCCCGCCTCTGGTGGCTGCCACGCCCTATTCTTCCTACATCCCCTACAACCCTCAGCAGTTCCCAGGCCAGCCGGCCATGATGCAGCCCATGGCCCACTACCCCTCACAG CCGGTGTTTGCCCCCATGCTTCAGAGCAACCCACGCATGCTGACGTCGGGCAGCCATCCCCAGGCCATCGTGTCATCCTCTACCCCTCAGTACCCTTCTGCAGAGCAGCCTACCCCCCAAGCCCTTTATG CCACTGTTCACCAGTCCTACCCACACCATGCCACACAGCTCCATGCCCACCAGCCGCAGCCAGCTACCACGCCTACTGGAAGCCAGCCGCAGTCCCAGCATGCGGCCCCCAGTCCTGTCCAG CATCAGGCGGGGCAGGCCCCACACTTGGGCAGTGGACAGCCACAGCAGAATCTGTACCACCCAGGGGCCCTGACAGGCACGCCGCCCTCTCTGCCACCGGGACCTTCTGCCCAGTCCCCTCAGAGCAGCTTCCCCCAGCCAGCCGCTGTGTATGCCATCCACCACCAGCAGCTGCCCCACGGCTTCACCAACATGGCCCATGTTACCCAG GCCCATGTCCAAACTGGAATCACAGCAGCCCCGCCCCCTCACCCTGGGGCTCCCCACCCgccccaggtgatgctgctgcaCCCACCCCAGAGTCATGGGGGGCCCCCCCAAGGCGCGGTGCCCCAGAGTGGGGTGCCTGCACTCTCAGCTTCCACACCCTCACCCTACCCCTACATCGGACACCCCCAAG CTCTCAGTGACCCCGACTGTCTCCTGACTTAG
- the ATXN2L gene encoding ataxin-2-like protein isoform X11 — protein sequence MLKPQPPQQPSQPQQPPPTQQAVARRPPGGTSPPNGGLPGPLATSAAPPGPPAAASPCLGPVAAAGSGLRRGAEGILAPQPPPPQQHQERPGAAAIGSARGQSTGKGPPQSPVFEGVYNNSRMLHFLTAVVGSTCDVKVKNGTTYEGIFKTLSSKFELAVDAVHRKASEPAGGPRREDIVDTMVFKPSDVMLVHFRNVDFNYATKDKFTDSAIAMSSKVNGEHKEKVLQRWEGGDSNSDDYDLESDMSNGWDPNEMFKFNEENYGVKTTYDSSLSSYTVPLEKDNSEEFRQRELRAAQLAREIESSPQYRLRIAMENDDGRTEEEKHSAVQRQGSGRESPSLASREGKYIPLPQRVREGPRGGVRCSSSRGGRPGLSSLPPRGPHHLDNSSPGPGSEARGINGGPSRMSPKAQRPLRGAKTLSSPSNRPSGETSVPPPPAVGRMYPPRSPKSAAPAPISASCPEPPIGSAVPTSSASIPVTSSVSDPGVGSISPASPKISLAPTDVPGLQNEQKRFQLEELRKFGAQFKLQPSSSPENSLDPFPPRILKEEPKGKEKEVDGLLTSEPMGSPVSSKTESVSDKEDKPPLAPSGGTEGPEQPPPPCPSQTGSPPVGLIKGEDKDEGPVAEQVKKSTLNPNAKEFNPTKPLLSVNKSTSTPTSPGPRTHSTPSIPVLTAGQSGLYSPQYISYIPQIHMGPAVQAPQMYPYPVSNSVPGQQGKYRGAKGSLPPQRSDQHQPASAPPMMQAAAAAGPPLVAATPYSSYIPYNPQQFPGQPAMMQPMAHYPSQPVFAPMLQSNPRMLTSGSHPQAIVSSSTPQYPSAEQPTPQALYATVHQSYPHHATQLHAHQPQPATTPTGSQPQSQHAAPSPVQHQAGQAPHLGSGQPQQNLYHPGALTGTPPSLPPGPSAQSPQSSFPQPAAVYAIHHQQLPHGFTNMAHVTQAHVQTGITAAPPPHPGAPHPPQVMLLHPPQSHGGPPQGAVPQSGVPALSASTPSPYPYIGHPQVCRVGRSHSRRRQGLAPGSVLCFPPSSLSCDPAAPLPTASPALSDPDCLLT from the exons ATGTTGAAGCCTCAGCCGCCACAACAGCCCTCCCAGCCCCAGCAGCCGCCCCCCACGCAACAGGCCGTGGCCCGTCGGCCCCCCGGGGGCACCAGCCCTCCCAACGGCGGCCTCCCGGGGCCGCTGGCCACCTCTGCGGCTCCTCCCGGGCCTCCAGCGGCCGCCTCCCCCTGCCTGGGGCCTGTGGCCGCTGCCGGGAGCGGGCTCCGCCGGGGAGCCGAAGGCATCTTggcgccgcagccgccgccgccgcagcagCACCAGGAGAGGCCGGGGGCAGCCGCCATCGGCAGCGCCAG ggGACAGAGCACAGGAAAGGGACCCCCACAGTCACCT GTGTTTGAAGGCGTCTACAACAATTCCAGAATGCTGCATTTCCTTACAGCTGTTGTG GGCTCCACTTGTGATGTAAAGGTGAAAAATGGTACCACTTATGAGGGTATCTTCAAGACGCTAAGCTCAAAG TTTGAACTAGCCGTGGATGCTGTGCACCGGAAAGCATCTGAGCCAGCAGGTGGCCCTCGTCGGGAGGACATTGTGGACACCATGGTGTTTAAGCCAAGTGATGTCATGCTTGTTCACTTCCGAAATGTTGACTTCAACTACGCTACTAAAG ACAAGTTCACCGATTCAGCCATTGCCATGAGCTCGAAAGTGAATGGGGAACACAAAGAGAAGGTGCTTCAGCGCTGGGAGGGGGGTGACAGCAACAGCGACGACTATGACCTCGAGTCTGACATG tccAATGGATGGGACCCCAATGAAATGTTCAAGTTCAATGAGGAGAACTACGGTGTGAAGACTACCTATGATAGCAGTCTTTCTTCTTATAC GGTGCCCTTAGAAAAGGACAACTCAGAAGAGTTTCGTCAGCGAGAGCTGCGTGCGGCCCAGTTGGCTCGAGAGATTGAATCAAGCCCCCAGTACCGCCTACGGATCGCCATGGAGAACGACGATGGGCGCACTGAAGAGGAGAAGCACAGTGCAGTCCAGCGGCAGGGCTCAGGGCGGGAGAGCCCCAGCTTGGCATCCAG GGAGGGGAAGTATATCCCTCTGCCTCAACGAGTCCGGGAAGGTCCCCGGGGAGGAGTTCGATGCAGCAGCTCTCGGGGCGGTCGGCCTGGCCTTAGCTCTTTGCCACCTCGTGGCCCTCACCATCTGGACAACAGCAGCCCTGGCCCAGGTTCTGAGGCCCGTGGTATCAATGGAG gcCCTTCCCGCATGTCCCCAAAGGCACAGCGGCCTCTGAGAGGTGCCAAGACTCTGTCTTCGCCCAGTAATAGGCCTTCTGGAGAAACttctgttcctcctcctcctgcag TGGGCCGGATGTATCCCCCGCGTTCTCCCAAGTCTGCTGCCCCTGCCCCAATCTCAGCTTCCTGTCCAGAGCCTCCCATCGGCTCGGCAGTGCCAACCTCTTCAGCCTCCATCCCTGTGACCTCATCAGTCTCAGATCCTGGAGTGGGCTCCATTTCTCCAGCTTCTCCAAAGATCTCCCTGGCCCCCACAGATG TCCCTGGTCTTCAGAATGAACAGAAACGATTCCAACTGGAAGAACTGAGAAAGTTTGGGGCCCAGTTTAAG CTTCAGCCCAGTAGCTCCCCTGAGAACAGCCTGGATCCTTTTCCTCCCCGGATCTTAAAGGAGGAGcccaaaggaaaggagaaggaggttgATGGTCTGTTGACTTCAGAGCCCATGGGGTCTCCCGTCTCCTCCAAGACAGAGTCCGTATCGGATAAGGAGGACAAACCACCTCTGGCACCATCAGGAGGCACTGAGGGGCCAGAGCAGCCCCCACCACCTTGTCCAAGCCAAACTGGCAGCCCCCCGGTGGGCCTCATCAAGGGAGAAGACAAAGATGAGGGCCCTGTTGCTGA ACAAGTAAAGAAATCAACGTTGAACCCTAATGCTAAGGAGTTCAATCCTACAAAGCCTCTGCTgtctgtg AATAAATCCACCAGTACCCCAACTTCTCCGGGGCCCCGGACTCATTCAACTCCctccatcccggtgctgacagcaGGCCAGAGTGGGCTATACAGCCCCCAGTACATCTCCTACATACCTCAGATCCACATGGGACCAGCTGTGCAG GCACCTCAGATGTATCCATATCCTGTATCCAATTCAGTGCCTGGGCAGCAGGGCAAGTACCGGGGAGCAAAAG gCTCCCTTCCTCCGCAGCGCTCGGACCAACACCAGCCAGCCTCAGCCCCGCCGATGATGCAGGCCGCCGCGGCTGCTGGCCCGCCTCTGGTGGCTGCCACGCCCTATTCTTCCTACATCCCCTACAACCCTCAGCAGTTCCCAGGCCAGCCGGCCATGATGCAGCCCATGGCCCACTACCCCTCACAG CCGGTGTTTGCCCCCATGCTTCAGAGCAACCCACGCATGCTGACGTCGGGCAGCCATCCCCAGGCCATCGTGTCATCCTCTACCCCTCAGTACCCTTCTGCAGAGCAGCCTACCCCCCAAGCCCTTTATG CCACTGTTCACCAGTCCTACCCACACCATGCCACACAGCTCCATGCCCACCAGCCGCAGCCAGCTACCACGCCTACTGGAAGCCAGCCGCAGTCCCAGCATGCGGCCCCCAGTCCTGTCCAG CATCAGGCGGGGCAGGCCCCACACTTGGGCAGTGGACAGCCACAGCAGAATCTGTACCACCCAGGGGCCCTGACAGGCACGCCGCCCTCTCTGCCACCGGGACCTTCTGCCCAGTCCCCTCAGAGCAGCTTCCCCCAGCCAGCCGCTGTGTATGCCATCCACCACCAGCAGCTGCCCCACGGCTTCACCAACATGGCCCATGTTACCCAG GCCCATGTCCAAACTGGAATCACAGCAGCCCCGCCCCCTCACCCTGGGGCTCCCCACCCgccccaggtgatgctgctgcaCCCACCCCAGAGTCATGGGGGGCCCCCCCAAGGCGCGGTGCCCCAGAGTGGGGTGCCTGCACTCTCAGCTTCCACACCCTCACCCTACCCCTACATCGGACACCCCCAAG TATGTAGGGTGGGCAGAAGCCACAGTCGCCGCCGCCAGGGGCTTGCTCCTGGCTCTGTCCTTTGCTTCCCTCCGTCCTCGCTCAGTTGTGATCCAGCAGCCCCCCTCCCCACTGCCTCCCCAGCTCTCAGTGACCCCGACTGTCTCCTGACTTAG